A genomic region of Rhizobium sp. NXC24 contains the following coding sequences:
- the rpsB gene encoding 30S ribosomal protein S2, giving the protein MALPDFSMRQLLEAGVHFGHQTHRWNPKMKPYIFGDRNNIHIIDLAQTVPLLSRALQVVSDTVARGGRVLFVGTKRQASELIADSAKRSAQYYVNARWLGGMMTNWKTISNSIQRLRKLDEILNGEAQGFTKKERLNLEREREKLDKALGGIRDMGGTPDLMFIIDTNKEKIAIDEAKRLGIPVVAIIDSNCDPDLIDYPIPGNDDASRAIALYCDLISRAAIDGIARQQSASGRDLGASVEAPVEPTLVDGTEA; this is encoded by the coding sequence ATGGCATTGCCTGATTTTTCTATGCGTCAGCTTCTGGAAGCTGGTGTTCACTTCGGCCATCAGACGCATCGCTGGAACCCGAAGATGAAGCCGTACATCTTCGGCGATCGTAACAACATCCACATCATCGACCTCGCCCAGACGGTTCCGTTGCTGAGCCGCGCTCTGCAGGTTGTCAGCGACACCGTTGCCCGTGGCGGCCGCGTCCTGTTCGTCGGCACCAAGCGCCAGGCGTCCGAACTGATCGCCGACAGCGCCAAGCGCTCGGCTCAGTACTACGTCAACGCCCGCTGGCTCGGCGGCATGATGACCAACTGGAAGACGATTTCGAATTCCATTCAGCGTCTGCGCAAGCTCGACGAAATCCTCAACGGCGAAGCCCAGGGCTTCACCAAGAAGGAACGTCTGAACCTTGAGCGCGAGCGCGAAAAGCTGGACAAGGCTCTCGGCGGTATCCGCGATATGGGCGGCACTCCGGACCTGATGTTCATCATCGACACCAACAAGGAAAAGATCGCGATCGACGAAGCCAAGCGCCTCGGCATTCCGGTCGTCGCCATCATCGACTCGAACTGCGATCCGGACCTGATCGACTATCCGATCCCGGGCAACGACGACGCTTCGCGCGCGATCGCTCTCTACTGCGACCTGATCTCGCGCGCTGCCATCGACGGCATCGCCCGCCAGCAGAGCGCATCCGGCCGCGACCTTGGCGCTTCCGTCGAAGCTCCGGTCGAGCCGACTCTGGTGGACGGCACCGAAGCCTGA